One Vespa crabro chromosome 1, iyVesCrab1.2, whole genome shotgun sequence genomic region harbors:
- the LOC124425686 gene encoding protein farnesyltransferase subunit beta isoform X1: MWNSEFNDVDEGIHVRSYAELLEQKQDEESIETASTVEQISTEKNVLEIYELNKDPILTKQKHVALLKKSLIHLSEPYEGLDCSRPWLCYWILHSLHILGESLENEEYSKIAGFLAKCQSEKGGFGGGPGQHPHLAPTYAAVNALCIIGTTESYAVINRKGLYNFLLSLRGEDGAFGMHVDGEVDIRGVYCAVSVARLTNIYTPVLFKGTDEWIAKCQTWEGGFGGCPGMEAHGGYAYCGLAALVLLGKANVCNMPSLLRWIVNRQMRLEGGFQGRTNKLVDGCYSFWQGGAFPLIHAILSKEGKVFNTNYWLFNQEALQEYILICCQHSSGGLVDKPGKNRDIYHTCYALSGLSIAQNSPRRLIIGPPSLNTVEIIHPVYNLVLSAAADALKYFNELPIPD; this comes from the exons ATGTGGAATTCAGAGTTTAATGACGTTGATGAAGGAATACATGTTAGAAGTTATGCAGAATTATTAGAACAAAAACAAGATGAGGAGAGTATTGAAACTGCATCTACAGTTGAACAG ATCAGTACAGAAAAAAATGTACttgaaatttatgaattaaaCAAAGATCCAATCTTAACCAAACAAAAACATGTGGCGCTATTAAAGAAATCATTGATTCATCTTAGCGAGCCTTatgag GGTTTAGATTGTAGCAGGCCATGGTTATGTTATTGGATACTTCATTCACTTCATATATTAGGAGAATCtttagaaaatgaagaatattCAAAGATTGCTGGTTTCTTAGCCAAATGCCAATCTGAAAAAGGAGGTTTTGGTGGAGGTCCAGGACAGCATCCTCATCTAGCACCAACATATGCTGCTGTTAATGCTTTATGCATTATAGGAACTACAGAATCATATGCGGTAATAAACAG AAAAGGCCTGTACAATTTCCTATTATCCTTGCGAGGAGAGGACGGTGCTTTTGGTATGCACGTGGACGGAGAGGTTGACATAAGAGGAGTGTATTGTGCTGTTTCCGTAGCCAgacttacaaatatatatactccCGTATTGTTCAAAGGAACAGACGAATGGATTGCAAAATGTCAAACATGGGAAGGTGGATTTGGAGGTTGCCCAGGTATGGAAGCACATGGTGGATATGCATACTGTGGCTTGGCAGCCCTTGTACTTCTTGGGAAAGCTAACGTTTGTAATATGCCATCGTTATTG AGATGGATAGTAAATCGTCAGATGCGTTTGGAAGGAGGTTTCCAAGGACGTACTAACAAATTAGTAGATGGGTGCTATTCCTTTTGGCAAGGTGGTGCTTTTCCATTGATTCATGCGATCTTatcaaaagaaggaaaagtatTCAATACTAATTATTGGTTATTTAATCAAGAGGCCTTACAagagtatatattaatttgttgTCAGCATTCTTCTGGTGGACTTGTGGATAAACCTggaaa aAATCGCGACATATATCACACCTGTTATGCGCTAAGTGGTTTGTCAATCGCACAAAATTCTCCGCGTCGATTAATAATCGGACCGCCAAGTTTAAACACAGTAGAGATCATTCATCCTGTGTATAATTTGGTGCTGTCTGCCGCGGCAGATGCcctaaaatatttcaatgaactACCGATACCTGATTGA
- the LOC124425686 gene encoding protein farnesyltransferase subunit beta isoform X2, producing MWNSEFNDVDEGIHVRSYAELLEQKQDEESIETASTVEQISTEKNVLEIYELNKDPILTKQKHVALLKKSLIHLSEPYEGLDCSRPWLCYWILHSLHILGESLENEEYSKIAGFLAKCQSEKGGFGGGPGQHPHLAPTYAAVNALCIIGTTESYAVINRKGLYNFLLSLRGEDGAFGMHVDGEVDIRGVYCAVSVARLTNIYTPVLFKGTDEWIAKCQTWEGGFGGCPGMEAHGGYAYCGLAALVLLGKANVCNMPSLLRWIVNRQMRLEGGFQGRTNKLVDGCYSFWQGGAFPLIHAILSKEGKVFNTNYWLFNQEALQEYILICCQHSSGGLVDKPEIATYITPVMR from the exons ATGTGGAATTCAGAGTTTAATGACGTTGATGAAGGAATACATGTTAGAAGTTATGCAGAATTATTAGAACAAAAACAAGATGAGGAGAGTATTGAAACTGCATCTACAGTTGAACAG ATCAGTACAGAAAAAAATGTACttgaaatttatgaattaaaCAAAGATCCAATCTTAACCAAACAAAAACATGTGGCGCTATTAAAGAAATCATTGATTCATCTTAGCGAGCCTTatgag GGTTTAGATTGTAGCAGGCCATGGTTATGTTATTGGATACTTCATTCACTTCATATATTAGGAGAATCtttagaaaatgaagaatattCAAAGATTGCTGGTTTCTTAGCCAAATGCCAATCTGAAAAAGGAGGTTTTGGTGGAGGTCCAGGACAGCATCCTCATCTAGCACCAACATATGCTGCTGTTAATGCTTTATGCATTATAGGAACTACAGAATCATATGCGGTAATAAACAG AAAAGGCCTGTACAATTTCCTATTATCCTTGCGAGGAGAGGACGGTGCTTTTGGTATGCACGTGGACGGAGAGGTTGACATAAGAGGAGTGTATTGTGCTGTTTCCGTAGCCAgacttacaaatatatatactccCGTATTGTTCAAAGGAACAGACGAATGGATTGCAAAATGTCAAACATGGGAAGGTGGATTTGGAGGTTGCCCAGGTATGGAAGCACATGGTGGATATGCATACTGTGGCTTGGCAGCCCTTGTACTTCTTGGGAAAGCTAACGTTTGTAATATGCCATCGTTATTG AGATGGATAGTAAATCGTCAGATGCGTTTGGAAGGAGGTTTCCAAGGACGTACTAACAAATTAGTAGATGGGTGCTATTCCTTTTGGCAAGGTGGTGCTTTTCCATTGATTCATGCGATCTTatcaaaagaaggaaaagtatTCAATACTAATTATTGGTTATTTAATCAAGAGGCCTTACAagagtatatattaatttgttgTCAGCATTCTTCTGGTGGACTTGTGGATAAACCTg aAATCGCGACATATATCACACCTGTTATGCGCTAA
- the LOC124426253 gene encoding protein Rae1, with the protein MFNTNGAIRSGTATSSNPMQDFEVVSPPDDSISSLKFSPASLQQNFLVAGSWDCNVRCWEVEQSGKTVPKSIQSMAAPILDVCWSDDGTKVFMASCDKTAKCWDLASNQSIPVAAHDAPIRTCHWIKGTTYSCLMTGSWDKTLKFWDLRNPKPAMTLNLPEKCYCADVDYPMAVIGTAGRGLIVYQLEGSPREFKPVELSLKYQYRCVAIFRDKKKIPTGFAIGSTEGRVAIHHLNQSSKDNFTFKCHRINGSPNGYQDIYAVNDIAFHPVHGTVATVGADGTFGFWDKDARTKLKSSEIMEQPIIRCCFNHNGQIFAYAVSYDWSKGHEYYNPAKKNSIFLRPCYDELKPKASP; encoded by the exons ATGTTTAATACAAATGGAGCTATACGATCAGGAACAGCGACATCATCAAATCCTATGCAAGATTTTGAGGTTGTCTCACCACCAGATGATTCTATTTCTAGTTTAAAATTTAGTCCTGCTTCATTACAACAGAATTTTCTTGTTGCTGGTTCTTGGGATTGTAATGTTCGATGTTGGGAAGTCGAACAATCTGGTAAGACAGTTCCTAAGTCAATACAATCTATGGCAGCACCTATTCTTGATGTTTGTTGGAGCGAT gATGGAACAAAAGTTTTTATGGCTTCATGCGATAAAACTGCTAAATGTTGGGATTTAGCTTCAAATCAAAGCATTCCTGTAGCAGCTCATGATGCTCCTATTAGAACTTGTCATTGGATTAAAGGAACTACGTATTCTTGTCTGATGACTGGTTCTTGGGATAAAACATTAAAG ttcTGGGATTTAAGGAATCCAAAACCAGCAATGACACTTAATTTACCTGAAAAATGTTATTGTGCTGATGTA gATTATCCAATGGCTGTAATAGGAACAGCAGGACGTGGATTAATAGTATACCAATTAGAAGGAAGTCCACGTGAATTTAAACCTGTTGAATTAagtttaaaatatcaatatcgaTGTGTAGCAATTtttagagataaaaagaaaatacctaCTGGTTTTGCCATTGGAAGTACAGAAGGACGTGTAGCTATACATCATTTAAATCAAAGTAGTAAAGACAATTTTACATTCAAATGTCATAGGATAAATGGATCTCCAAATGGTTACCAGGATATTTATGCA GTAAATGATATAGCATTTCATCCTGTTCATGGTACGGTAGCTACAGTAGGTGCAGATGGTACTTTTGGTTTTTGGGATAAAGATGCtagaacaaaattaaaatcatcggAAATAATGGAACAGCCAATTATTCGCTGTTGTTTTAATCATAATGGACAAATATTTGCATATGCAGTTTCTTATGATTGGTCAAAG GGTCACGAATATTATAATCCTGCGAAAAAGAATTCTATATTTCTTAGGCCATGTTATGATGAATTAAAACCAAAAGCATCACCATAA